Below is a window of Streptomyces sp. NBC_01429 DNA.
CCATCAACCTCTCGGCGCAGGCGAGCCGGGTGGGCGACCTGGCGGGGCTGGCACGCAACGCCCACGAACGCTTCCCCCGGCTCACGTACTACGCCCAGAACCTCGTCGACGCGGAGACGCTCTTCTGGGGCGACACCTCGGCGGCCTCCGGCGTCCACGACACCCTGCCGCGCCGGCTCACCCACCCGCTGCTCCGGGAGAACAAGGTCAGGGTCCCGCTGGACCCGAAGACCTGGCTGGACGAGCTGTCCACGTACGACTTCTCGTACGGCACCCGGATCCACGGCAATATCGCGGCGCTCCTCGCCGGTACGCCCGCCGTGGTGCTGGCGCACGACTCCCGCACCCTGGAACTCTGCCGCTACTACGGCATACCGCACCGCATGCTCGCCGGACTGCCGGCGGACGTCCACCCCGAGGAGCTGTACGAGCAGGCGGACTTCAGCGGTCTGGTGGACGGGCACAAGGAGCGCTTCGACCGCTTCACGGCCTTCCTCGACAAGAACTCCCTGGAGAACACGTTCACCCACGGCGACGGCGGAGCCGCTTACGATGCGCGGCTGAGCGCGCTGGACCTCCCGTCCTCGGTGGAGGTGTGGGACGGCTCGGACGACGGCGCCCTGCGCTACCGCATCAGCCGGCTGCGCGAACAGCTGGTGGAGAACCGGGCCCTGGCCGACCGCCACATCACCAGCCTGACGAAGACCAACAAGGAGTTGCAGAAGCAGGTCGCCAAGATGCAGAAGCAGCTGACGGCCACGGAGAAGCGAATAGCGGGCATAGAGAGGCGCGCCGCGGTACGCGTCGGCTCCGCGATACGCCGCCGTATCGGCAGGACCAAGCCGAGCGGTGGCTGAGGCGGACGCGGGCCCGGGAGGCCGGCAGGGCGACGCAGCCGCGGCGGACGACCCGATTGGTCGTCCGCCGCGGCTGCGTCGCTCTGCCGTGCGTGTGTGCGGTGAGGTGCGGTACGGGGGAGGAGGGAGGCCCTACTTGAGGGGCGCCGCGAACAGCGGGACGACCTTCTCCAGCGCGTACGCCACCGAGAGGACCGAGTCCGTCGCGAACGCCGAGCCGAGCGTCTCGTCGTCGAACACCACCGAGTGACCGGCCTTGACGGAGGGGACGGCCTTGTACAGCGGGTCGTCCGAGATCTTCTTCGCGTCGATGCCGATCGGTGCCATGACGGTGAGATCGGCGTTCAGCAGATCCAGGTTCTCGCGGGAGATGGTGAGGGAGAACGAGTCGCCCGACTTGGCCTCGACGGCCGGATTGTTCTTGAAACCGAGGCGTTCGACGAAGTCGACGCGGCCCGTGCCGTGCACATAGGCGCCCCACGCGCTGCTGGTGCGTGAGCCGACCGTGATCGTCTTCCCCTTGAACTCGGGGTGGGCGGCGGCCGATTCCTTGAACTTCTTCTCGGTCTCGGAGATGAGTTCCTCGCCCTTGTCGGGAATACCGAGCGCGGCCGAGATCATCTGCGTCTGCTTGTCCCACGAGATCTTGTACTGGTCGCCGCCCTTCGGGACGCCGATCGTGGGGGCGATCTTGCTGAGAGTGTCGTAACGCTCCTGGGCGCCGCTGGACTTGGTGTCCAGGATCAGATCGGGCTTGAGCGCCGCTATCTTCTCGAACTCGGGCTCCAGGGTGCCGATCATCTGCGGGCTCTTCTTGTAGAGACCCTTGGCCCACGGCCCGACCCCGTCGTCGCCGAACGCCAGCCAGTCGCTGGCCCCGACGGGCTGCACGCCGAGCGCCAGCGTGGCCTCGGCGTCGCCCCAGCCCAGCGCGACCACGCGCTTGGGCTGCTCGGGGACGGTGATGTCACCGAACTTGGTCGCGACCTTCACCGGGAAAGCGCCGCTCGCCGCGGACGTGGCGTCCGACGCGGTGTCGTCCGAGTCCGATGAGGACGAGCCGCAGGCGGCGAGGAGCCCCACGGCCAGCGCGGTGATCACGGCCCACGCGGCGGGCACGGCCCGCCGGGAAGGACGTCTTGGGGGAGTGGAGAGGGTCTGCTGTGATGACATGAACTTAGGGTAACCTAACCTATGTCATTCGGCGGTCGCGGGGTGCGGCACCTCGGACGCCGGTGCCCGGGTGACGTGATGACGCCCCATCGGCACGATCATCGGCGTCCCGGACGCGGGATCCTCGGCCACCGAGCAGCGCATCCCGAACACCTCGGTCACCAGGGACGCCGTCACGGTCTCCGCCGGAGTCCCCTCCGCCACGATCCGCCCGTCCTTCATCGCGATCAGATGATCGGCGTACCGGCAGGCCAGATTGAGATCGTGCAGCACCACCACGATGGTGGAGCCGTACTCCCGGTTGAGGTCCGTCAGCAGGTCCAGCACATCGAGCTGGTGGCTGATGTCCAGGAAGGTCGTCGGCTCGTCCAGCAGCAGGATGTCCGTACGCTGCGAGAGCGCCATCGCGATCCACACCCGCTGCCGCTGGCCGCCGGAGAGTTCGTCGACGGGCCGCGCGGCCAGCTCCAGTACGTCGGTGGCCAGCAGCGCCTGCGCCACCGCCTCGTCGTCCTCGGTCGTCCAGCGCCGGAACCAGCCCTGGTGCGGATAGCGGCCCCGGCCCACCAGATCGCTCACCGTGATGCCGTCGGGCGCCACCGGACTCTGCGGCAGGATGCCGAGCACCGACGCGACCTCCTTGGTCGGCATCCCGTGGATGCTCCTGCCGTCCAGGAGCACGTTTCCCGCGGAGGGCGCGAGCAGCCGGGCCATCGAGCGCAGCAGGGTGGACTTCCCGCACGCGTTCGGGCCCACGATCATGGTGATCCCGCCCGGCGGGATGTCGACGCTCAGCCCCTTGACGACCTCGCGCCCGTCATAGCCGAGCCGGACATCACGCGCCTGGAGAGTGTGCTCCGCACTCATGTGCAGATCCTTCCGTTTCCATCAGTCATCCGCCTTTGCCCACCCGGTTCGCGCCGGCCAGCAGCCACAGCAGATAGGGGGCGCCGATCACACTCGTCACCACACCCACCGGGAACTGGGTGGAGCCCAGCAGATGCTGTGCCGCGAAGTCCGCGAGCAGCACGATCAGGGCCCCGGTCAGCGCCGCGGGCAGCAGGGCGGCACCCTGACGCGGCACCAGCCGCCGGGCGATCGGCGCGGCCACGAACGCCACGAACGTCACCGGGCCCGCCGCGCCCGTCGCCACACCCGCCAGCGCCACCGCGCAGCCGATCAGCGCCAGCCGCCCGCGCTCCACCCGGCTGCCGAGCCCCATCGCGGTCTCGTCGCCCAGTTGCAGCGCCCGCAGCGACCGCGCCGCCGCGAACGTCAACGGCACGAGCACGACGAGGGCGCCCAGCAGCGGCCAGAACTGCTTCCACGACCGGCCGTTGAGGCTGCCCGTCAGCCACGCCAGCGCGTTCTGCGCGACGGACACGTCCGAACTCGTCAGCAAATGCGAGATCACGCTGGACAGCGCCGCGCCCATACCGATACCGACCAGCACGAGCCGGTATCCGGCGACGCCCTGGCGCCAGGCCAGCGCGTAGATCGCCGCGGCGGCCAGCAGGGCCCCGACGACGGCCGAGGCGGACAGCGCGAAGCCGCTCGCCCCGAACGTCACCCCGGCCAGCACCGCCGCGGCGCTGGCGCCCGCGCTGATGCCGATCACGTCCGGGCTCGCCAGCGGATTGCGCAGCAGCGTCTGGAACACCGCCCCCGACAGACCGAAGGCCGCCCCGACCAGCATGCCGATCAGCGCGCGGGGCAGCCGCAGTTCGAGGACGACGAATTGTGTCCCCGCGTCACCGCCGCCCGCGAGCGTGGCGATCACATCGCGGACCGGGATAATCAGATCGCCGTAGGACAGCGCCAGACACACCGCGCCGAACACGGCGGCGGACAGCGCGAGGGAGACCGCGGTGGACCGGGCCCGGCCGGCCCGGCGTACCCGTACGACATTCCGTACGGCACCGGCCAGCCGCTCGTCCCCGGGGGCGTGCTCCGCCGCGGCGGGACGCTCCGCCGTTCCTTCCCTCACAACTCCACCTGCTTGCGACGACGGACCAGGATGACGAACGGCACGGCGCCGACGACCGCCGTCACGATCCCGACCTGCACTTCACCCGGCTGGAGGATGAACCGTCCCACGATGTCGGAGAACAGGATCAGGATCGGCGCGAGAAGCACGCTGTACGGCAGGATCCAGCGGTAGTCGGGGCCGGTGATCAGCCGGGCGGCGTGCGCCACGATCAGCCCGACGAAGCCGATCGGCCCGGCGATCGCCGTGGCCGTGCCGCACAGCACCACCACCGAGGCCGCCGCCGCGAGCCGGGCCGACCCGACCCGCTGACCCAGCGCCCGCGCGATGTCGTCGCCCATCGACAGGGCGTTGAGCCGCGGCCCCAGCCCCATCGCGAAGACCACGCCCACCACGATGAACGGCAGCGCCTGCCAGAGCAGATCGGCGTCCCGGCCCGACAGCGAACCGACCTTCCAGAAGCGGAAGCGGTCGAAGAGCATGCGGTCCCTGAGCAGCATCGCGGTCGTCAGCGACCCGAGGATGGCACTCGTCGCGGCACCGGCCAGCGCGAGCTTCACCGGCGTCGCGCCCTCCCGGCCCAGCGACCCGATGCTGTAGACCAGCACGGCCGCGAGGAGCGCGCCGAGGAAACCGAACCAGATGTACTGA
It encodes the following:
- a CDS encoding polysaccharide pyruvyl transferase family protein translates to MKRILIRSGKSPFRVATREEFIQQDLIGTNSGNLLFSDAAHKILLTDRTEVTSNGLKTDISAGRAQQINEEYDVFVVPLANAFRPSFRPSLDRLSALIEQLTIPVVVLGVGAQAGDDYDTERLQSIEPSVKRFMRAVLERSASVGVRGELTASYLRELGFREVETIGCPSMFLHGDTFPRPRDPAPFSADSRIAINLSAQASRVGDLAGLARNAHERFPRLTYYAQNLVDAETLFWGDTSAASGVHDTLPRRLTHPLLRENKVRVPLDPKTWLDELSTYDFSYGTRIHGNIAALLAGTPAVVLAHDSRTLELCRYYGIPHRMLAGLPADVHPEELYEQADFSGLVDGHKERFDRFTAFLDKNSLENTFTHGDGGAAYDARLSALDLPSSVEVWDGSDDGALRYRISRLREQLVENRALADRHITSLTKTNKELQKQVAKMQKQLTATEKRIAGIERRAAVRVGSAIRRRIGRTKPSGG
- a CDS encoding iron-siderophore ABC transporter substrate-binding protein, coding for MSSQQTLSTPPRRPSRRAVPAAWAVITALAVGLLAACGSSSSDSDDTASDATSAASGAFPVKVATKFGDITVPEQPKRVVALGWGDAEATLALGVQPVGASDWLAFGDDGVGPWAKGLYKKSPQMIGTLEPEFEKIAALKPDLILDTKSSGAQERYDTLSKIAPTIGVPKGGDQYKISWDKQTQMISAALGIPDKGEELISETEKKFKESAAAHPEFKGKTITVGSRTSSAWGAYVHGTGRVDFVERLGFKNNPAVEAKSGDSFSLTISRENLDLLNADLTVMAPIGIDAKKISDDPLYKAVPSVKAGHSVVFDDETLGSAFATDSVLSVAYALEKVVPLFAAPLK
- a CDS encoding ABC transporter ATP-binding protein, producing MSAEHTLQARDVRLGYDGREVVKGLSVDIPPGGITMIVGPNACGKSTLLRSMARLLAPSAGNVLLDGRSIHGMPTKEVASVLGILPQSPVAPDGITVSDLVGRGRYPHQGWFRRWTTEDDEAVAQALLATDVLELAARPVDELSGGQRQRVWIAMALSQRTDILLLDEPTTFLDISHQLDVLDLLTDLNREYGSTIVVVLHDLNLACRYADHLIAMKDGRIVAEGTPAETVTASLVTEVFGMRCSVAEDPASGTPMIVPMGRHHVTRAPASEVPHPATAE
- a CDS encoding FecCD family ABC transporter permease; amino-acid sequence: MREGTAERPAAAEHAPGDERLAGAVRNVVRVRRAGRARSTAVSLALSAAVFGAVCLALSYGDLIIPVRDVIATLAGGGDAGTQFVVLELRLPRALIGMLVGAAFGLSGAVFQTLLRNPLASPDVIGISAGASAAAVLAGVTFGASGFALSASAVVGALLAAAAIYALAWRQGVAGYRLVLVGIGMGAALSSVISHLLTSSDVSVAQNALAWLTGSLNGRSWKQFWPLLGALVVLVPLTFAAARSLRALQLGDETAMGLGSRVERGRLALIGCAVALAGVATGAAGPVTFVAFVAAPIARRLVPRQGAALLPAALTGALIVLLADFAAQHLLGSTQFPVGVVTSVIGAPYLLWLLAGANRVGKGG
- a CDS encoding FecCD family ABC transporter permease; the protein is MDAPPRKEAGRPVHGRPLLALGLVTALVALVAVAWASLLFGSGDVTAGDVLHGLFDPDLSVKGQLVVREERIPRTVAGLMTGAALGLAGAVMQGVARNPLADPGILGVNAGASVAVVFCIGVLGLTEPGQYIWFGFLGALLAAVLVYSIGSLGREGATPVKLALAGAATSAILGSLTTAMLLRDRMLFDRFRFWKVGSLSGRDADLLWQALPFIVVGVVFAMGLGPRLNALSMGDDIARALGQRVGSARLAAAASVVVLCGTATAIAGPIGFVGLIVAHAARLITGPDYRWILPYSVLLAPILILFSDIVGRFILQPGEVQVGIVTAVVGAVPFVILVRRRKQVEL